The Deltaproteobacteria bacterium HGW-Deltaproteobacteria-4 genome segment GAGATTCGCGTGATTGATGTGGGAAGGCCCTCGCAAGGCATTGATCACAACTCCCCGTAAAGCCGACGGACCTCTTCCTGACCATGCAGTCGCTCCAGCCTGCGAATGATGAAGTGTCCCCGTCCCATGTCCTGAAAATGATCTATAAACAAACTGTTTATGACTGCACCACCGAATGCCCCAACCACAGGAACGGCCTGAGCCGCCGCTTTTTCCGAGACAACCATCGAAAATCGTGATGCAACCTGCGCAATCAATTTGACAAGTGCGGGAGCGCTCTTTTGTGACAGCCCTTTCTTGGCGACATGCGCCGCCGCTTCCGAGATCGACCTGGGGAGGGCGGCCCTGGCGGCAAAATAGCCTGACTCTGTCCCGTCGTCACGCCTGGAGGGACCGCCAAGGGCCAGAACCTGAACACATTGCAGTCTGGTGTCTGGTGAATGCAAATCCTCTCCTTCGCTGCGAGCAATGTCGGCAATGGATCGCAGCATAATCGTTGTCGAAATCGGCAGCTCGATGGCCAATGCCGGCAAGCCAAAGGCGCCGCCTCCGGCGCCGGTAGCAA includes the following:
- a CDS encoding peptidase, which gives rise to MALSTVEISDLRAAKNILENPGLAAKVSNFVGSPIEKGLKKLPESWSAAVNDVARNSIEKALDVALLTMDRNERTSSSNWWHKLAVVATGAGGGAFGLPALAIELPISTTIMLRSIADIARSEGEDLHSPDTRLQCVQVLALGGPSRRDDGTESGYFAARAALPRSISEAAAHVAKKGLSQKSAPALVKLIAQVASRFSMVVSEKAAAQAVPVVGAFGGAVINSLFIDHFQDMGRGHFIIRRLERLHGQEEVRRLYGEL